Proteins from a single region of Cytophagaceae bacterium:
- a CDS encoding Fic family protein yields MKYISVSDFAKKWNVPERTVRYNCVKGKIEGAFLTGKTWNIPEDYEWPDKTIRQNKSENHLLKILKEQKEMKLKGGIYHRTQIDLTYSSNRIEGSMLSHDQTRFIFETNTLGPTVESTNVDDVIETSNHFRCVDLILEKANFKLSETMIKDLHYILKSGTSDARKDWFNVGGYKKLPNEVGGNETCLPELVDVKMKELLSEYHQKREKTLTDIIDFHHKFELIHPFQDGNRRVGRLILFKECLANNIIPFIITEDLKFFYYRGLQEWQNVKEYLVDTCLTAQDNYKNIMNNFRINQN; encoded by the coding sequence ATGAAATATATCTCTGTAAGTGATTTTGCAAAAAAATGGAATGTTCCGGAGAGAACAGTTAGATATAATTGTGTCAAAGGAAAAATAGAAGGTGCTTTTTTGACTGGAAAGACTTGGAATATTCCAGAAGATTATGAATGGCCGGACAAAACAATTAGACAAAACAAATCAGAGAATCATTTGCTCAAAATCCTGAAAGAGCAAAAAGAAATGAAGCTCAAAGGAGGTATTTATCACCGCACACAAATTGACCTCACCTACTCATCCAATCGCATAGAAGGGAGTATGCTCAGCCATGATCAAACCCGTTTTATTTTTGAAACCAATACACTTGGTCCAACGGTTGAAAGCACCAATGTAGATGATGTGATAGAAACATCGAACCATTTTCGATGTGTGGACTTAATCTTAGAAAAGGCCAATTTTAAGCTTTCGGAGACAATGATTAAAGATCTTCACTATATTCTAAAATCAGGCACTTCGGATGCAAGAAAAGATTGGTTTAATGTCGGCGGGTACAAAAAATTACCCAACGAAGTAGGTGGAAATGAAACATGCTTACCCGAATTAGTTGACGTGAAAATGAAAGAGTTACTTTCAGAATATCATCAAAAACGAGAAAAGACTTTAACTGACATTATTGATTTTCACCATAAATTTGAACTGATACACCCCTTTCAGGATGGAAACCGTAGAGTTGGAAGATTAATTCTATTCAAAGAATGCCTGGCAAATAATATTATTCCATTTATCATTACTGAAGACTTGAAATTTTTCTATTACAGGGGCTTGCAGGAATGGCAAAACGTAAAAGAATATCTGGTTGATACTTGTCTTACAGCACAAGATAATTATAAAAATATCATGAATAATTTCCGGATAAATCAGAATTAA
- the bshC gene encoding bacillithiol biosynthesis cysteine-adding enzyme BshC produces MNTQNSRIALAKVGGFPKLFTDYISKQHPELIDFYDNFPDVAGFRNQIAETHFHYRKELSDALKHQYSGTENPPATDIFLDEKTFCVTTGHQLNIFTGPLYVIFKIISTINLAKKLKENFPDYNFVPVYWMATEDHDFAEISGFNLFGQKHIWETTQKGAVGRFELNGIKDILNKLPDLPEIFKKAYSEKSNLSVAVRYYFHELFGHEGLVCIDGDDPALKKLFIPVIKKDILENVSENIVKTTSDKLEFWGYKTQIHARNINFFYLKENLRERIEKDGDMYKILNSDISFSESEINIEIENHPERFSPNVVLRPVYQEVILPNLAYLGGPSEVAYWLQLGDLFHHFEQPFPIVMPRNFGLVVNPASQKRIDKLGLTVEELFESENTLKADYVKKNSENTLDFTEENNAFSEIFEKISEKAVKVDPTLKAVVEGEKTKLLNAIGNIEKRLKKSEERNFETGINQILGLKEKLFPGGGLQERTENFLNYYINDPEFLDKVKTAFDPLNFEFNIIKT; encoded by the coding sequence TTGAATACTCAAAACTCCAGAATTGCATTAGCAAAAGTAGGAGGCTTTCCGAAGCTTTTTACCGACTATATTAGTAAACAACATCCAGAATTAATTGACTTTTATGATAATTTCCCTGATGTAGCAGGTTTCAGAAATCAAATAGCCGAAACGCATTTTCATTACAGAAAAGAACTCTCTGACGCCCTAAAACACCAATATTCAGGCACCGAAAACCCACCAGCAACTGATATTTTTCTAGATGAAAAAACATTTTGTGTAACCACAGGCCATCAACTCAATATCTTTACGGGTCCGCTGTATGTGATTTTTAAAATCATAAGCACTATCAATCTGGCTAAAAAACTCAAGGAGAATTTCCCTGATTACAACTTCGTGCCGGTATATTGGATGGCCACCGAAGATCATGATTTTGCAGAAATCTCAGGCTTTAACCTTTTCGGGCAAAAGCATATCTGGGAAACTACCCAGAAAGGTGCCGTAGGGCGTTTTGAATTGAATGGAATCAAAGACATATTGAATAAATTACCAGATTTGCCTGAAATATTCAAAAAGGCTTATTCCGAAAAAAGCAATTTGTCAGTAGCTGTAAGATATTATTTTCATGAGCTATTTGGCCATGAAGGTTTGGTTTGTATAGATGGTGATGACCCCGCACTGAAAAAGCTATTTATTCCCGTAATAAAAAAAGATATCCTCGAAAATGTTTCAGAAAATATTGTAAAAACTACTTCGGATAAATTGGAATTTTGGGGTTACAAAACCCAGATTCATGCCCGGAATATCAATTTTTTCTATTTGAAAGAAAATCTCCGCGAGCGAATTGAAAAAGATGGAGATATGTATAAAATTTTAAATTCTGATATTTCATTTTCAGAATCAGAAATTAATATCGAAATCGAAAACCATCCTGAACGCTTCAGCCCAAATGTGGTTTTGAGACCTGTGTATCAAGAGGTAATTTTGCCCAATCTCGCCTACCTGGGCGGCCCTTCTGAAGTGGCTTATTGGTTGCAGCTGGGTGATTTGTTCCATCACTTTGAGCAGCCATTCCCCATTGTTATGCCACGAAATTTTGGATTGGTAGTTAATCCTGCATCCCAAAAACGTATCGATAAGCTGGGTCTTACAGTTGAAGAGCTTTTTGAATCTGAAAATACATTGAAGGCCGATTATGTTAAAAAAAACTCAGAAAATACACTTGATTTTACGGAAGAAAACAATGCATTCTCCGAAATTTTTGAAAAAATATCAGAAAAGGCTGTAAAAGTTGACCCAACTCTGAAAGCGGTTGTAGAAGGTGAAAAAACCAAACTACTCAATGCTATTGGAAACATTGAAAAACGCCTTAAAAAATCGGAAGAGCGGAATTTTGAAACCGGTATCAATCAGATACTAGGATTAAAAGAAAAACTTTTCCCTGGTGGCGGATTACAGGAAAGAACCGAGAATTTCCTCAATTATTACATCAATGACCCTGAGTTTCTGGACAAAGTGAAAACGGCATTTGATCCGCTTAATTTTGAATTCAACATCATAAAAACGTAA
- a CDS encoding 2-oxo acid dehydrogenase subunit E2, with amino-acid sequence MEKNLNNPWRKTASTIYKKPVDSKILGSVEIDVTDVEAYISQKRKEGLKITLTHFFLLATARAVKTEVPELNTYVKRGNIYSYPSLDATVSVLLPDGEMSSIKVHAIDTFNLRESVDLLSEAIKNTRKGSENKTMKMKHKLAEFPWPIRGWIYKTIKTILTDWGISLPFLGMTNNTFGSFIFSNIGTLGLDNGYPALMPTANVSFVMIMGGVRKKPWVVNDEIVPRKIITLGAALDHRVVDASHAGKLFKVLKYYVAHPEKLEEHL; translated from the coding sequence TTGGAAAAAAATCTCAATAACCCCTGGCGAAAAACCGCATCTACTATTTACAAAAAACCTGTTGATTCTAAAATCCTCGGTTCGGTAGAGATTGATGTGACCGACGTGGAAGCATATATTTCACAAAAAAGAAAAGAGGGCCTGAAGATAACCTTGACTCATTTTTTTCTCCTTGCCACTGCCAGAGCCGTAAAAACCGAAGTTCCTGAGCTAAACACTTATGTAAAACGCGGTAACATTTACAGCTATCCGAGCCTGGACGCTACTGTCAGCGTTTTATTGCCTGATGGAGAAATGAGCTCCATAAAAGTGCATGCTATCGATACCTTTAACCTCAGAGAATCAGTGGATTTACTATCTGAAGCTATAAAAAACACCCGGAAAGGCTCAGAAAACAAAACCATGAAAATGAAACACAAGCTGGCAGAATTTCCATGGCCAATCAGAGGCTGGATTTATAAAACAATAAAAACCATTCTAACAGATTGGGGAATTTCGTTACCTTTTTTAGGTATGACCAATAATACTTTCGGCTCTTTTATATTTTCTAATATCGGGACATTAGGGCTCGACAATGGTTACCCTGCTCTTATGCCCACCGCAAATGTGTCTTTTGTGATGATAATGGGTGGGGTGAGAAAAAAACCTTGGGTGGTTAATGATGAGATTGTTCCCCGAAAAATAATTACCCTTGGAGCTGCTCTTGACCATCGTGTAGTTGATGCCTCCCATGCCGGAAAGCTTTTTAAAGTACTGAAATATTACGTTGCTCATCCGGAAAAACTGGAAGAGCATCTCTGA
- the mnmD gene encoding tRNA (5-methylaminomethyl-2-thiouridine)(34)-methyltransferase MnmD has protein sequence MEVKITDDGSITLFSEQFNQHYHSKFGAKTESDHIFLELGFAYAAEKFENIKIFEMGFGTGLNSWLSALSAEKFKIKTSYFGIEKFPVEANIFEKFPDDLKLFHQSVWNVEVQINDFFIFKKQKISLEEVDLGSDFNLIYYDAFAPEAQPELWTEKIFKKLFDSLVPDGILTTYCSKAYVQRNLKASGFRIEKHPGPPHKREVLRAIKQI, from the coding sequence ATGGAAGTAAAAATAACTGATGATGGCTCAATCACACTCTTTTCTGAGCAATTTAACCAACATTATCACTCTAAGTTTGGTGCAAAGACCGAATCTGACCATATTTTTTTAGAATTAGGCTTTGCTTATGCAGCAGAAAAATTTGAAAATATAAAAATCTTCGAGATGGGTTTTGGTACCGGACTAAATTCCTGGTTGAGTGCTCTTTCTGCCGAAAAATTTAAAATAAAAACGAGCTATTTTGGCATTGAGAAATTTCCGGTTGAGGCCAATATTTTTGAAAAATTCCCAGATGATTTGAAGTTATTTCACCAATCAGTCTGGAATGTAGAAGTACAAATTAATGATTTTTTCATTTTTAAAAAGCAAAAAATATCCCTTGAAGAAGTCGATTTAGGAAGTGATTTCAACCTGATTTATTATGATGCTTTTGCCCCTGAGGCTCAACCCGAGCTTTGGACTGAAAAAATTTTCAAAAAACTTTTTGATTCTTTAGTGCCCGATGGAATTCTTACCACCTATTGTTCCAAAGCTTATGTGCAAAGGAATCTCAAAGCGTCAGGATTCAGGATTGAGAAACACCCCGGCCCACCACATAAAAGAGAAGTATTGAGAGCAATAAAGCAGATTTAG
- a CDS encoding ABC transporter permease: MLKILGKFFLFLSEMFTRREAAKVYWNRFLDECVSLGVGSLVIISIVALFIGAVTCVQTYANLVSPIIPKYVVSNIVRDMTLLELSSTLMCVVLAGKVGSNIAGELGTMKITEQIDALEVMGINSVSYLVLPKVAAAVLTFPILAVFSGFLGIFGGYLAGTLTGILTPEQYIYGIRYSFMPFNVVISIIKSAVFGFLIATIAAYKGYHTSGGALEVGQSSTAAVTNSCIAVLVADYLLAELLT; encoded by the coding sequence ATGTTAAAGATATTAGGAAAATTTTTCTTGTTTCTGTCTGAGATGTTTACCCGCCGGGAAGCTGCCAAAGTTTATTGGAACAGGTTTTTGGATGAGTGCGTTTCATTGGGCGTTGGCTCATTGGTAATTATTTCAATTGTAGCCCTGTTTATTGGAGCTGTTACCTGCGTGCAGACTTATGCCAACCTGGTAAGTCCGATAATTCCCAAATATGTGGTAAGTAATATTGTGAGAGACATGACATTGTTGGAGCTTTCCTCTACACTTATGTGCGTGGTTTTGGCCGGGAAAGTCGGTAGCAATATCGCCGGAGAATTGGGAACCATGAAAATAACCGAACAAATTGATGCACTGGAAGTAATGGGGATAAATTCCGTGTCCTACCTGGTTTTACCCAAAGTGGCTGCAGCGGTGCTTACATTCCCAATTTTAGCTGTGTTTTCAGGTTTTCTTGGCATTTTTGGGGGATACCTTGCGGGTACGCTTACGGGAATTTTAACCCCAGAACAATATATTTACGGAATCAGGTACTCTTTTATGCCCTTTAACGTGGTGATTTCGATTATAAAATCCGCAGTATTTGGATTTCTGATTGCCACAATTGCGGCCTACAAGGGTTATCATACTTCCGGCGGGGCTCTTGAAGTGGGGCAGTCGTCCACTGCAGCGGTTACCAACAGTTGTATTGCGGTTTTGGTAGCCGATTATTTACTAGCTGAACTTCTGACATGA
- a CDS encoding ATP-binding cassette domain-containing protein, giving the protein MIEIKNISKAFKGKVVLDDISGVFKKGETSLVIGASGTGKSVLLKCMLDLVEPEKGEVIYDGREFLGMEEKERKDLRREMGVLFQGGALFDSKNVQDNVKFPLDMLTNMPESEKRDRVEFCLHKVGLDGVGPKMPSEISGGMKKRVGIARAIVLNPKYLFCDEPNSGLDPLTSIKIDELIKEITDDFDITTVVITHDMNSVLTIGDKIMFLYKGKKLWEGDSKSILKSDIKELDEFVFSNQALKQLRG; this is encoded by the coding sequence ATGATCGAGATAAAAAATATAAGCAAAGCTTTTAAAGGGAAGGTTGTCCTGGACGACATTTCCGGAGTATTTAAAAAAGGAGAAACCTCATTGGTGATTGGTGCGAGTGGAACAGGGAAAAGTGTGTTGCTGAAATGCATGCTTGATCTTGTGGAGCCGGAAAAAGGCGAGGTGATATATGATGGCAGGGAGTTTTTGGGCATGGAAGAAAAAGAAAGAAAAGACCTTCGGCGTGAAATGGGCGTGTTGTTTCAGGGTGGGGCACTTTTCGATTCAAAAAATGTTCAGGATAATGTGAAGTTTCCTTTGGACATGCTCACCAATATGCCTGAATCAGAAAAACGGGACAGGGTGGAATTCTGCCTGCACAAAGTTGGTCTGGACGGTGTTGGACCCAAAATGCCATCAGAGATTTCGGGAGGAATGAAAAAAAGAGTGGGAATAGCACGTGCGATTGTTTTGAATCCCAAATACCTGTTTTGTGATGAGCCAAACAGTGGACTGGATCCTTTGACCTCTATAAAAATTGATGAGTTGATAAAGGAAATCACCGACGATTTTGACATTACAACTGTCGTAATTACACACGATATGAACTCGGTGCTTACTATCGGCGATAAGATTATGTTTCTATACAAAGGGAAAAAACTCTGGGAAGGAGATAGCAAAAGCATTTTAAAATCTGATATCAAAGAGCTGGATGAATTTGTTTTTTCAAATCAGGCTCTAAAACAACTTAGAGGGTAG
- a CDS encoding sugar porter family MFS transporter: MNKNSLLIFIASVAATGGLLFGFDTGVINVALPAIREQFALTPSQESNVVSAVLFGAMFGPFLSGFLTDILGRKKINIIASIVFVLGSIVAAIATSPGMLIFGRLLLGLAIGIVAATVPLYLAELSPKEKRGQMVTYFQLAITLGILLSYLVGYIFEGAENSWRLMFWAGFIPAILLLVGMFFIPESPRWLLSKGRESEAIEVLKKLRSSDDAQKELQETRDIIEEEKKNKGGWKEFFSKRLRIPLFIGVGIFAIQQFSGINAIIYYSTDIFKGMFSSSQATLATVGVGVINSLATIIGMRYLDKWGRKPILYTGLIGTAVCLGTVGLAFLMKDNLPEGLRQIMLVGGIYTYIIFFAISLGPLGWLLISEIYPLKIRGFASSMGSFNHWIFDAMVAYSFPLMRVSSLGSNGGIFFIYMVVVLLGLFFAKFVVFETKGLSLEDIEKRYI; the protein is encoded by the coding sequence ATGAATAAAAACTCACTATTAATTTTCATTGCTTCGGTTGCAGCCACAGGCGGTTTGCTGTTTGGTTTTGATACCGGAGTTATCAATGTAGCACTTCCGGCCATAAGAGAGCAGTTTGCCTTAACACCTTCTCAGGAAAGCAACGTCGTAAGTGCAGTACTTTTCGGTGCTATGTTCGGTCCATTTCTTTCTGGTTTTTTGACGGATATTTTAGGCCGAAAAAAAATCAACATTATTGCATCAATCGTGTTTGTGCTGGGTTCTATCGTAGCGGCAATCGCCACTTCGCCGGGAATGCTCATTTTCGGTCGGTTGTTGCTAGGTTTAGCCATCGGTATCGTGGCGGCCACAGTTCCATTGTATTTGGCTGAGCTTTCCCCCAAAGAAAAAAGAGGGCAGATGGTTACCTATTTTCAGCTGGCTATCACATTGGGTATTTTGCTCTCATATTTGGTCGGATATATTTTTGAAGGTGCCGAAAATTCCTGGAGGTTGATGTTTTGGGCGGGTTTTATACCTGCAATATTACTTTTAGTGGGGATGTTTTTTATTCCCGAAAGTCCGAGATGGTTGTTGTCAAAAGGAAGGGAGTCGGAGGCCATTGAGGTATTGAAAAAATTGAGAAGCTCAGATGACGCTCAAAAAGAGCTTCAGGAAACCAGAGATATTATCGAAGAAGAGAAGAAAAACAAAGGGGGATGGAAGGAATTTTTCTCAAAACGCCTCAGAATTCCACTTTTTATCGGTGTCGGTATTTTTGCCATTCAGCAGTTTTCGGGTATCAATGCCATCATTTATTATTCTACAGATATCTTCAAGGGTATGTTTAGTAGTTCTCAGGCCACATTGGCTACAGTAGGTGTGGGTGTAATTAATTCATTGGCTACCATCATCGGGATGCGTTATCTCGACAAATGGGGCCGTAAGCCTATTCTTTACACAGGTTTGATTGGTACAGCGGTATGTTTAGGCACTGTGGGTCTGGCATTTTTGATGAAAGACAATCTGCCTGAAGGGTTAAGACAAATCATGTTGGTTGGTGGTATTTATACTTATATTATTTTCTTTGCCATCAGCCTTGGTCCATTGGGCTGGTTGTTGATTTCTGAAATTTACCCGTTGAAAATCAGGGGTTTTGCGTCGAGTATGGGTAGTTTTAACCACTGGATATTCGATGCCATGGTAGCCTATTCATTTCCCTTAATGCGTGTTTCTTCATTGGGTTCTAACGGTGGAATCTTCTTCATTTACATGGTTGTAGTTCTTTTGGGCTTATTCTTTGCAAAATTTGTAGTCTTCGAAACCAAAGGCCTGAGTCTGGAGGATATCGAGAAAAGGTATATTTGA
- a CDS encoding helix-turn-helix transcriptional regulator: MKIVVNLDVMMAKRKMSLNELAERTGMTNVNLSILKNQKAKGVRFETLALICNVLECQPGDILEMTN, encoded by the coding sequence ATGAAAATAGTTGTAAATCTTGATGTTATGATGGCTAAGAGGAAAATGTCATTAAATGAATTGGCAGAAAGAACCGGAATGACTAATGTTAATCTTTCAATTCTAAAAAATCAAAAAGCAAAGGGAGTAAGATTTGAAACTCTGGCATTAATCTGCAATGTTTTGGAGTGTCAGCCTGGAGATATTTTAGAAATGACGAATTAA